AAAAAAACTGAACCGATTTTTGACCAGCAAAGCGTTTATCAGGAACCTGACTATCACGATTTCCCGGATGACTTCTCAGCAGATGACTATCCGGATCACACAGACATGGTTCCTTTAGATAAAGATTCTATCATGTCATAATTTGAAAGGAGACACTATGATGCCAAACGAAACAACCAACACACCTATTTTAACTCTGGATTCCGATGCAAAGCTGGAAACAGCCCAGTCCATTTCAGACCTTACCTGGCATGAGATCCAGAATGCCTACCGTACCCGCCGGATCTTAACCGGAATGCTTGGCGGTATCGAGAAAACAGAAAACGGCAGCCTCATTGCCGTGGTTTACTACAAGGATTTCCGTACTGTCATCCCGGTAACTGAGATGATGATCCATCTCATGCAGGATGAAGCACACGATTATGGGGAGCTTGCCCTGCGGCAGAACAAAATCCTCAACAATATGCTTGGATGTGAGATTGATTTTCTGATCAAGGGATTAGATCCGAAGACACGCAGCATTGTCGCCAGCCGGAAAGAAGCGATGCTGAAGAAACGCCAGATCTTCTATCTGGATAAAGATGCTTCCGGAATGCCGAAAGTTTATGAAGACCGTATCGTGCAGGCAAGAGTCATTGCCGTTGCGGAAAAGGTAGTCCGGGCGGAAATTTTCGGTGTGGAAACCTCCATTCTTGCCAGAGACCTGTCCTTCGACTGGATGGGTGATGCCAGAGAACGCTTCCAGGTAGGCAATCACATCCTGGTACGCATCCTGGATGTGCGGGCAGACTCACCGGAGCAGGTCATTGTCCACGCAGATGTCAAAAGTGTGGAAGGCAACACCAGCAAGGAAAACATGAAAAAATGTAAGATTCAGGGAAAATACGCCGGAACTGTGGAAGACATCCATAAAGGCACCGTCTTTGTCCGGCTCTCCATCGGTGTCAATGCCATTGCCCACTCCTGCTATGACAGCCGGACAGTCGGGAAAAAGGATCAGGTATCCTTTGTGGTGACGCATATTGATGAGGAACGGAACGTTGCCCTCGGCATCATCACCCGCATCATCAAGCAGACCATTTAAAATTATAGGTTGTTCCATAAAAAGGAACGTGGTATACTGATTCGGTATTATTGAACTGGAAAGACGGATGCATTTCGATCTTGCCCTCTAGTAACAAAGGAGGGTGATGCCCATGAATACAATGGAAGTATTGACTTTACTATTGGTAATTTTTGCGGCTTTGACTTATATAGATCGACATAATAAGAAATAGCATCCACGACCCTAGGAAAGTTTTGGATGCTATGTCTTATACATAGAATATAAAATTTAACTGAGGGCATCAGATTTTGCATCTGAATACCTTTCTTGAGTTCATTATACACTGGGGGCTTTGAGAAATCAAGTCCCCCTTTTTATTACGACATTGATTAGTACCTGCATTAAACATCAGAAATTTATATTCTTACTCACTGAAACGAATTCTCTCTATCAATGAATCTTTCCTTACTGACTTTGCAATGAATATTGCCAATAACATCTGTATCACAAACAATGTTAAAATTATAATAATAGCTGCTGTTACCGGATAATGGTATGTGCTGATATCAAACATTCCTGTACGCTTTGCATATAAAAACAACGGATATCCTGCAAGACTTCCCACTCCGATACTGATAATAAGAGTGCCTACTGTATAGAATATACCTTCCAACTGGAGCATCTTCATCAACTGACGGTCCGACATTCCGATTGCCTGCATCATGCCAAGCTCCTTTTTTCGCACATGGACACTATTGATCATTGTGTTAATCAAGTTCATAATGCTGATTGCTGCCAGAATGATGATAAATGCATAACATGCACCTCTAGTCATCTGTATGGCATTTTCCCATGTATCGTACTCATTCTTCCAGGTACGCATCTGCAGTCTGCCTGATCCATCCACAATAGCCTGTAGAGATGCTTCCAGTGCCTCATCATAATCCTTATCTGCAATCACCTGAAAATAGCTGGAAGAATTATTTATGGTAAGTTTCTCTGCCCCTTCTTTTGCCATGATAAGACAGTTATAGTTTGTCAGACCTCTTCCATATTCACCAATTGCTGCCACTTCAATCTCTTTTTGAAAGGTATTATCTCCATCATGAATATTGAGTTTCAGCTTATCTCCCACTTTAATATCTGGATACCAGTGAAGTAGCGCACGGTCCAGAATCACTTTA
This Ruminococcus hominis DNA region includes the following protein-coding sequences:
- a CDS encoding RNA-binding protein codes for the protein MMPNETTNTPILTLDSDAKLETAQSISDLTWHEIQNAYRTRRILTGMLGGIEKTENGSLIAVVYYKDFRTVIPVTEMMIHLMQDEAHDYGELALRQNKILNNMLGCEIDFLIKGLDPKTRSIVASRKEAMLKKRQIFYLDKDASGMPKVYEDRIVQARVIAVAEKVVRAEIFGVETSILARDLSFDWMGDARERFQVGNHILVRILDVRADSPEQVIVHADVKSVEGNTSKENMKKCKIQGKYAGTVEDIHKGTVFVRLSIGVNAIAHSCYDSRTVGKKDQVSFVVTHIDEERNVALGIITRIIKQTI